The following proteins are co-located in the Methanobrevibacter sp. genome:
- the serS gene encoding serine--tRNA ligase: MLDIKLFRENPQLIIDSEKKRFRDTVNVEKVIEYDNLWRDGEKKLNLLRSEKNKLSKSFKKAKEEGNFEEVIAKSKQVANDIKELSAKNADFLKLRDDYRYKVGNIIDEDVPISDTEDDNVVITTYGEIPEYDFELLNHVDLIKKIDGADLETAAEISGARFYYLKRDILHLNLALIQFALSELEAEGYIPMQTPFFVKGEVAAETSELGEFEETLYKVENEDLYLIATAEQTLAALHRNEIISPEDLPLRYCALSTCFRKEAGSHGKDTLGIFRVHQFEKIEQFIYSTPDDSRNQHNHLMEVTERIYQKLGLPYQIIAIVSSALNDNAAIKYDLEAWFPGSGAFRELVSCTNCKDYQARKTKTRYGKAGSGDAQVLHTLNSTAIATERTMCCILENYQQADGSVKIPEVLVPYMNGKTIIEVKK; the protein is encoded by the coding sequence TTGTTAGATATAAAATTATTCAGAGAAAATCCTCAATTAATTATTGACTCTGAAAAGAAGAGATTTAGAGACACAGTAAATGTCGAAAAAGTAATTGAATATGATAATTTATGGAGAGACGGTGAGAAAAAACTTAACTTGCTCAGGTCTGAAAAGAATAAATTGTCTAAATCATTTAAAAAAGCAAAAGAAGAAGGTAATTTTGAAGAGGTTATCGCCAAATCCAAACAGGTGGCTAATGATATTAAGGAATTAAGTGCTAAAAATGCAGACTTTCTTAAACTTAGAGATGATTACAGATATAAAGTTGGAAACATTATTGATGAGGATGTGCCGATTTCAGATACCGAAGACGATAATGTGGTGATTACAACCTACGGTGAAATTCCAGAGTATGATTTTGAACTTTTAAACCATGTAGATTTAATTAAAAAAATCGATGGAGCCGACCTTGAAACTGCTGCTGAAATTTCAGGGGCTCGTTTCTACTACTTAAAAAGGGATATTTTGCATCTGAACCTGGCATTAATCCAATTTGCATTATCAGAACTTGAAGCCGAAGGATATATTCCGATGCAGACACCATTTTTTGTCAAAGGTGAAGTTGCAGCCGAAACCTCTGAACTTGGTGAATTTGAAGAAACATTATACAAAGTGGAAAATGAAGATTTGTATCTGATTGCAACTGCTGAGCAGACATTAGCGGCGCTTCACAGAAATGAAATAATTTCACCGGAAGACCTGCCATTGAGATACTGTGCACTTTCAACCTGTTTTAGAAAAGAAGCAGGATCTCACGGAAAGGATACCTTAGGAATATTTAGGGTTCACCAATTTGAAAAAATTGAACAGTTCATTTATTCAACACCTGATGATTCAAGAAATCAGCATAATCATTTAATGGAAGTAACTGAGAGGATTTATCAGAAATTAGGTCTTCCATATCAGATAATAGCTATTGTTTCATCTGCTTTAAATGATAATGCAGCTATCAAATATGATTTGGAAGCATGGTTTCCGGGTTCCGGAGCATTTAGAGAATTAGTTTCCTGCACTAACTGTAAAGATTATCAGGCACGTAAAACTAAAACACGTTATGGAAAAGCCGGTTCCGGAGATGCTCAGGTATTGCACACTTTAAACAGTACTGCTATTGCTACTGAGAGAACCATGTGCTGTATTTTAGAAAATTACCAACAGGCCGACGGCAGTGTCAAGATTCCTGAAGTGTTAGTCCCTTACATGAACGGAAAAACTATTATTGAAGTTAAAAAATAA
- a CDS encoding flavodoxin family protein, protein MKTIVINASPRKKWNTAEIMQSAQKGAESVGAETEYFNLYDLVFTGCRSCLACKLKEKTKGICYWRDDLSPLIEKILDADALLIGSPIYFGQPTSEFRALVERLIFCILSYDDGSSYYTGKVDVGIFYTMNAPLDYYENSMKESLASTEFLFSFLNGKIVSYPVCDTIQVSDYSKFNMAGFSQEAKEKQWILQFPKDLEKAFEIGAELSK, encoded by the coding sequence ATGAAAACAATTGTAATTAATGCAAGTCCGAGGAAAAAATGGAATACGGCTGAAATAATGCAGTCTGCTCAAAAGGGAGCTGAATCTGTTGGTGCTGAAACCGAATATTTTAATTTATATGATTTGGTTTTTACAGGTTGCAGGAGCTGTCTTGCTTGTAAATTAAAAGAAAAAACTAAAGGCATATGTTACTGGAGAGATGATTTATCACCTTTAATTGAAAAAATATTGGATGCTGATGCTTTACTTATTGGGTCTCCGATTTATTTTGGCCAACCTACAAGTGAATTCAGAGCTTTGGTTGAAAGATTGATATTCTGCATTCTTTCTTATGATGATGGATCAAGCTATTATACCGGTAAAGTTGATGTTGGAATATTTTATACTATGAATGCTCCTTTGGATTATTATGAAAATTCTATGAAAGAAAGTTTGGCAAGCACCGAATTTTTATTCTCATTTTTAAACGGTAAAATTGTTTCATATCCTGTTTGCGATACAATTCAGGTAAGTGATTATTCTAAATTTAATATGGCTGGTTTTTCACAAGAGGCTAAAGAAAAACAATGGATTTTACAATTTCCAAAGGATTTGGAAAAAGCTTTTGAGATTGGTGCTGAATTAAGCAAATAA
- a CDS encoding DUF308 domain-containing protein: protein MEIENPSGIFCFILGLIFILFPMFSSGLISIIVGLSLLFFGISAILMGYNMRNYRNRFSTAVMIIGIISVILGIAFIFFINAISFIVAFQFYIVGFIMIAFGITGLLSKMNRISSFTSVLVLLMGIVVIALAVFALNQPIYISIIIGIVLIIEGLNFLLDD, encoded by the coding sequence ATGGAAATTGAAAACCCCTCAGGAATATTCTGCTTTATTCTTGGTTTAATATTCATTTTATTCCCTATGTTTTCATCAGGACTAATTTCAATAATTGTTGGATTAAGTTTATTGTTCTTTGGTATTTCAGCAATACTCATGGGATATAATATGAGAAATTATAGAAACAGATTCTCTACTGCCGTAATGATAATCGGAATCATATCAGTTATTCTTGGAATTGCATTTATATTCTTTATCAATGCCATTTCATTTATAGTTGCATTCCAGTTCTATATTGTTGGATTTATAATGATTGCATTTGGAATAACTGGATTATTGTCTAAAATGAATCGTATATCCTCATTCACATCAGTACTCGTTTTACTAATGGGTATTGTAGTTATTGCACTTGCAGTATTTGCACTTAACCAGCCGATATACATATCAATAATTATTGGTATTGTTTTAATTATTGAAGGCTTAAACTTTTTATTGGATGATTGA
- a CDS encoding nitroreductase family protein gives MFDFDEVINTRRSIREYQDRDVGDDLILKILKAGMQAPGSRLGCEPWEFIVIKNKETLSCLGEIKPRVKNAPVAIVLVANIKRAFYKTVWQQDMSAAAENMLLEAVNLGLGGLWNGVAPDEEKMVNVAEIIGIDDIADLKPFCIITVGYPAKGWQNKFMDKFDEGRIHYEKY, from the coding sequence ATGTTTGACTTTGATGAAGTAATTAACACAAGAAGAAGTATCCGCGAATATCAGGACAGGGACGTTGGCGATGATTTGATATTAAAAATATTAAAAGCGGGAATGCAAGCACCCGGATCAAGACTTGGTTGTGAACCTTGGGAATTTATTGTAATTAAAAACAAAGAAACTTTATCCTGCCTTGGTGAGATTAAACCTCGCGTGAAAAATGCACCTGTGGCAATTGTACTTGTTGCCAATATTAAAAGAGCATTTTATAAAACTGTTTGGCAACAGGATATGAGTGCTGCTGCTGAAAATATGTTGCTTGAAGCGGTCAATCTTGGCTTGGGCGGACTTTGGAATGGTGTTGCACCTGATGAGGAAAAAATGGTTAATGTTGCTGAAATTATTGGAATTGATGATATTGCTGATTTAAAACCGTTTTGTATAATTACAGTGGGTTATCCTGCTAAAGGCTGGCAGAATAAATTTATGGACAAATTTGATGAGGGAAGGATTCACTATGAAAAATATTAA
- a CDS encoding MalY/PatB family protein produces the protein MKNIKYDFKTVIDRRNTNSMKWDYFGDELPMWVADMDFKVAPAIQEAILKRINHPVYGYTIVPDELFDSYIGWWDRRYGFKMSKENMLYSIGIMPSISSIIRCLTDDGDEILIQSPVYHVFFHVIEENNRKVVENQLVYENGKYSIDFNDLEDKLSKVKMMILCNPHNPIGKLWSKEDLARIGDLCSKHDVILVSDEIHCDLTDNGLKYNPFELSSNNKNTITCLSPSKSFNIAGFKSSIVHTKNKEFLESIETQMHIDNSDSCNVFASIAVIAAYNESEEWLDGLKYVLFENRSFVKKYLEEELPMIKLVESDATYLLWLDCSGLKMPSRELSDFLRKKQGLFLSPGVEFGQNGDDFLRMNIACPEKLLKDGLKRLKDGINDLNTVNKVLH, from the coding sequence ATGAAAAATATTAAATATGATTTTAAAACCGTAATAGACCGACGAAACACCAATTCAATGAAATGGGATTATTTTGGTGATGAACTGCCTATGTGGGTAGCAGATATGGATTTTAAAGTAGCGCCTGCCATACAGGAAGCAATTTTAAAAAGAATAAATCATCCTGTATACGGTTATACAATTGTTCCAGATGAATTATTTGATTCCTATATTGGATGGTGGGATAGAAGATATGGCTTTAAAATGTCTAAGGAGAACATGTTATATTCAATAGGGATAATGCCTTCCATATCATCAATAATAAGATGTTTGACCGATGATGGTGATGAAATATTAATCCAGTCTCCGGTTTATCATGTATTTTTCCATGTTATTGAAGAGAATAACCGTAAAGTCGTTGAAAATCAATTAGTATATGAAAATGGAAAATATTCAATTGATTTTAATGATTTGGAGGATAAATTATCAAAGGTTAAAATGATGATTCTCTGCAATCCCCACAATCCGATTGGTAAACTTTGGTCAAAAGAAGATTTGGCAAGAATAGGTGATTTATGCTCAAAGCATGATGTTATTTTAGTATCTGATGAAATTCACTGTGATTTAACAGATAATGGTCTTAAATATAATCCTTTTGAATTATCTTCAAATAATAAAAATACAATAACCTGCCTGTCCCCTTCAAAATCATTTAATATAGCCGGCTTTAAAAGTTCTATAGTTCACACTAAAAATAAAGAATTTTTAGAAAGTATTGAAACTCAGATGCATATTGATAATTCGGATTCATGTAATGTATTTGCTTCAATAGCGGTTATTGCAGCTTATAATGAATCGGAAGAATGGCTGGATGGGCTTAAGTATGTGCTGTTTGAAAACAGATCCTTTGTTAAAAAATATTTGGAAGAGGAATTGCCGATGATTAAATTGGTTGAAAGTGATGCAACTTATTTATTATGGCTTGACTGTTCAGGTTTAAAAATGCCTTCAAGAGAGTTATCTGACTTTTTAAGAAAAAAACAGGGGTTATTCCTATCTCCCGGTGTTGAATTTGGTCAAAATGGTGATGATTTCTTAAGGATGAATATAGCATGCCCTGAAAAATTGTTAAAAGATGGGCTTAAAAGGTTAAAAGACGGAATAAACGATTTAAACACTGTCAATAAAGTTCTGCATTAA
- the nudC gene encoding NAD(+) diphosphatase → MIEKSLYENYTIDFDDKITPTKNDYIFIFNSKRELYLDENNKLPNTLDGFDTNFCLYIGKYENKKAFIANVNTEDSFYSLKDIYEFDKDLYLISGKAVLVNDWYISHQFCGKCGTKTQIDEKDMMLKCPECGQNHYPRIAPAIIVAIRKGDELLMAKHSYHETIKYALIAGFVEPGESIEEAVHREVLEEVGIKIKNLKYEKSQSWPFPNSLMLGFSGEYESGDIKVDGDEILKAKWFKKDEIIRYDSDISISDWLMQNFIDSV, encoded by the coding sequence ATGATTGAAAAGTCACTTTATGAAAACTACACAATCGATTTTGATGATAAGATAACACCAACAAAAAACGATTACATTTTTATTTTTAACAGCAAACGGGAATTATATCTGGACGAAAATAATAAATTACCTAATACACTTGACGGCTTTGATACCAATTTTTGTTTATATATAGGAAAATATGAAAATAAAAAAGCATTTATTGCAAATGTTAATACAGAAGACTCGTTTTACTCTCTTAAAGATATTTACGAATTTGATAAAGATTTATATTTAATCAGTGGAAAGGCCGTTCTTGTTAACGACTGGTATATATCACATCAATTTTGCGGAAAATGCGGCACTAAGACCCAAATAGATGAAAAAGACATGATGTTAAAATGCCCAGAGTGCGGTCAAAACCATTATCCCCGTATTGCCCCTGCAATTATTGTAGCCATAAGAAAAGGTGATGAACTGCTCATGGCAAAACACAGCTATCATGAAACAATAAAATATGCTTTAATAGCAGGTTTTGTTGAACCTGGGGAATCCATTGAAGAAGCAGTGCACAGAGAAGTTTTAGAAGAAGTTGGAATTAAAATTAAAAATCTGAAATATGAAAAAAGTCAATCCTGGCCATTTCCAAACTCTCTAATGCTTGGTTTTAGTGGCGAATATGAATCTGGCGACATTAAAGTTGACGGAGATGAAATCCTAAAGGCAAAATGGTTTAAAAAAGATGAAATCATAAGATATGACTCAGACATCAGCATATCTGACTGGTTAATGCAGAACTTTATTGACAGTGTTTAA
- a CDS encoding ferritin encodes MVSENMEKALNAQLNAEMYSGYLYLSMAAYFEDEDLSGFANWMRVQANEELDHGLKFYDYIIRRGASVTLTEIEAPQTEWDGPLAAFEHVLEHEKKVTGLINDLVNIAIEEKDHATNNFLQWFVEEQVEEEENAMELVAKVKLADGDNRLIYELNKELATRVPSTQD; translated from the coding sequence ATGGTATCTGAAAATATGGAAAAAGCATTAAATGCTCAATTAAACGCTGAAATGTACTCAGGATATTTATACTTATCAATGGCAGCTTATTTTGAAGATGAAGACTTATCTGGTTTTGCTAATTGGATGAGAGTACAGGCAAATGAAGAATTAGATCACGGATTAAAATTCTATGACTACATTATTAGAAGAGGAGCTTCTGTTACATTGACTGAAATTGAAGCACCTCAAACTGAATGGGATGGTCCCCTTGCCGCATTTGAACATGTTTTAGAACATGAAAAAAAAGTAACTGGCCTTATTAATGATTTGGTAAACATTGCTATTGAAGAAAAAGATCACGCAACTAACAATTTCCTTCAATGGTTTGTTGAAGAGCAAGTTGAAGAAGAAGAAAATGCAATGGAACTGGTTGCTAAAGTTAAATTAGCTGATGGCGATAACAGATTAATTTACGAATTAAACAAAGAGTTGGCTACTCGCGTACCTTCTACCCAAGACTAG
- a CDS encoding beta-ribofuranosylaminobenzene 5'-phosphate synthase: MIIRAPSRIHMSLIDLNGSYRRVDGGIGLALQDPQFVLEVKQIDSGIELEFADTVDDEEAIMECSEKIPNAAKRTVEHFGIDSGFKFIVHQTYPPHSGFGSGTQIAISTAHLITETMGIEVESRTLSSVVGRGGTSGIGTYTHDLGGFIVDGGHSKEEKPLFLPSGASKAKPATLIARYDFPEEWNILIAIPKIEKHMEGDDEVDVFQTYCPIPKEEVEQVSHLILMNLIPFMLEKDIKNFGWAVSQLQKVGFNKLEHSLDDNYLPIMKAIENAGAYGVGISSFGPVLYTVFDESNEEIVEKTKEIIGDKGTVFVTKAQNHGFTIEK; the protein is encoded by the coding sequence ATGATTATTAGAGCACCTTCAAGAATACATATGTCTCTTATTGATTTAAATGGGTCATATAGAAGAGTCGATGGTGGAATTGGTCTTGCTTTACAGGACCCTCAATTTGTGTTAGAAGTTAAACAGATAGACAGCGGAATAGAACTCGAATTTGCAGATACCGTAGATGATGAAGAAGCAATTATGGAATGTAGTGAAAAAATTCCAAATGCTGCTAAAAGAACTGTTGAGCACTTCGGTATTGATTCCGGTTTTAAATTTATTGTTCATCAGACATATCCTCCACATTCAGGATTTGGAAGTGGAACTCAAATTGCCATATCAACCGCTCACCTAATAACTGAGACTATGGGTATTGAAGTAGAAAGCAGAACCCTTAGTAGTGTTGTTGGAAGGGGAGGAACTTCTGGAATAGGAACATATACTCATGATTTGGGAGGATTTATTGTAGACGGTGGTCACAGTAAAGAGGAAAAACCTTTATTTTTACCTTCAGGAGCTTCTAAAGCAAAGCCTGCAACATTGATTGCAAGATATGATTTTCCGGAAGAATGGAACATATTAATAGCCATTCCTAAAATAGAAAAACACATGGAAGGTGATGATGAAGTAGATGTTTTCCAAACTTATTGCCCTATTCCAAAAGAAGAAGTGGAGCAGGTATCTCACTTAATTTTAATGAATCTTATTCCATTCATGCTTGAAAAAGATATTAAAAACTTCGGATGGGCTGTAAGCCAACTTCAAAAAGTTGGATTCAACAAATTAGAACATTCCCTTGACGATAACTATTTGCCAATTATGAAAGCAATTGAAAATGCAGGTGCATATGGTGTAGGTATTTCTTCATTCGGCCCTGTTTTATACACTGTTTTTGATGAATCAAACGAGGAGATTGTTGAAAAAACTAAAGAGATTATTGGTGATAAGGGCACTGTCTTTGTAACTAAAGCGCAAAACCACGGATTCACCATAGAAAAATAA
- a CDS encoding ACT domain-containing protein, with translation MMKMKIKQLSVFLENRKGSLSKPLELLSNNNINIRAMSMADTSEFCILRLVVNDPLKGKEILEENNFLVKVTDIIGVEMNDAPGGLTEVLKVLKDNEIDLEYLYAFTHDKTNKAILLLHTDNLEGLISALQENNIPLVPSSEAYNL, from the coding sequence GTGATGAAAATGAAAATCAAACAGTTATCAGTATTTTTAGAAAACAGAAAAGGCAGCTTATCAAAACCTTTAGAATTACTTTCCAACAACAATATAAATATTAGGGCAATGTCCATGGCAGATACTTCTGAATTCTGCATTTTAAGACTTGTTGTAAATGACCCGTTAAAAGGAAAGGAAATTTTAGAGGAAAATAATTTCCTCGTTAAGGTTACAGACATCATCGGTGTTGAAATGAATGATGCACCGGGCGGCCTTACAGAAGTTTTAAAAGTCTTAAAAGATAATGAAATCGATTTAGAATACCTTTATGCATTTACACATGATAAAACAAATAAAGCTATTTTATTACTTCACACTGACAATCTTGAAGGATTGATTTCTGCATTACAGGAAAACAACATACCCCTTGTTCCAAGCAGTGAAGCATACAATTTATAG
- a CDS encoding phenylacetate--CoA ligase family protein, which yields MFWNEEIETMPRQDLEELQLKKLQATVKRAFNKIPYYNKRYTQAEVYPEDIETLKDIEKLPFITKDDLRESYPFGLFAVDIEEIKELHSSSGTTGKPVVSGYTEKDLDTWAETTARGLKMMGLGKADILQNTHGYGMFTGGFGVHYGCHKIGATIIPISTGQTRRQIEIMSDFGTTGLIFTPSYGIHIGEVALEDGINPKDLGIKAIGFGAEMWTEEIRQRVEELFGAKAYNIYGLTELMGPGIGVECGEQNGLHIAEDIYYPEIIDPNTGKVIGSEKSGELVLTNLEREGMPVIRFRTKDLTTLTYEKCSCGRTHARMSRITGRSDDMIKVKGVAIFPSQIEKALLKVGDVEPHYMIIVTRPGTLDEIEVKVEASQDIFFDGVKEMIAIQEKIGKSIENETGIRVKVTLVEPKTLPRFEGKAKRVIDERNLH from the coding sequence ATGTTTTGGAATGAAGAAATTGAAACAATGCCAAGGCAAGACCTTGAGGAATTACAATTAAAAAAACTTCAAGCAACAGTAAAAAGAGCGTTTAATAAAATACCTTATTATAATAAAAGATATACTCAAGCTGAAGTTTATCCAGAAGATATAGAAACTTTAAAAGATATTGAAAAACTTCCATTTATCACAAAAGATGACCTGAGAGAAAGTTATCCCTTTGGACTTTTTGCAGTAGATATTGAAGAAATTAAAGAATTACATTCATCATCAGGAACCACAGGAAAACCTGTTGTATCAGGATATACTGAAAAAGACTTAGATACCTGGGCAGAAACCACTGCTCGAGGATTGAAAATGATGGGACTCGGTAAAGCAGATATATTGCAAAACACTCATGGATATGGAATGTTTACTGGGGGTTTTGGAGTTCACTACGGATGTCACAAAATAGGTGCAACAATTATCCCCATTTCCACCGGCCAAACTAGAAGACAGATTGAAATCATGAGCGATTTCGGCACTACAGGATTAATATTTACTCCATCATATGGAATCCATATTGGAGAAGTTGCTCTTGAAGACGGAATCAATCCAAAAGATTTAGGAATTAAAGCTATCGGTTTTGGAGCCGAAATGTGGACTGAAGAAATCAGACAAAGAGTTGAAGAACTTTTCGGAGCAAAAGCATACAACATCTATGGATTAACAGAACTTATGGGACCGGGCATAGGTGTAGAATGCGGAGAACAAAACGGATTACACATAGCAGAAGACATTTACTATCCGGAAATTATTGACCCTAATACCGGAAAGGTAATTGGCAGCGAAAAATCTGGAGAATTGGTTTTAACCAATTTGGAAAGAGAAGGAATGCCAGTTATAAGATTTAGAACAAAAGATTTAACCACACTTACCTATGAAAAATGCAGCTGCGGCAGAACCCATGCAAGAATGAGTAGAATAACAGGCAGATCTGATGATATGATTAAAGTAAAAGGAGTAGCTATTTTCCCGTCACAAATCGAAAAAGCATTACTTAAAGTTGGTGATGTAGAGCCTCATTACATGATTATAGTTACTAGGCCTGGAACTTTAGATGAAATTGAAGTGAAAGTAGAAGCATCACAGGATATTTTCTTTGATGGTGTAAAAGAAATGATAGCAATCCAAGAAAAAATTGGTAAATCCATTGAAAATGAAACTGGAATTCGTGTAAAAGTAACTCTCGTTGAACCAAAAACATTACCAAGATTCGAAGGAAAAGCTAAAAGAGTAATTGATGAGAGAAACTTGCACTAG
- a CDS encoding DUF2162 domain-containing protein: MDMMSVLWQVGIFASVLVFGMKIGLASGLANLPKKLFAVICLSYGGGVILISYIASFFAEQLVQAIFSYNTIFYIIMASIMIGAGLFTIREWKIHDKNTSTATSLAIIAPCPCCFGSIIASVLIVAPTIGVSSLNLSWYAAIALVVVMIVTYFASNMIVRFINKPYPVVLGNFMLLIGAYFLLSAIVIPNIASVLSKTVTPIAISSPQDLLLIIITFVILIFGGIILNKNSGNILE; the protein is encoded by the coding sequence ATGGATATGATGAGTGTTTTATGGCAAGTTGGTATTTTTGCTTCGGTTCTTGTTTTTGGAATGAAAATTGGATTAGCTTCAGGTCTAGCTAATTTACCTAAAAAACTTTTTGCAGTAATCTGTCTGTCTTATGGTGGTGGAGTAATTCTTATTTCTTATATTGCTTCTTTTTTCGCAGAACAGCTAGTTCAGGCAATTTTTAGTTATAATACAATATTTTATATTATTATGGCTTCAATTATGATTGGTGCCGGTTTATTTACAATAAGAGAATGGAAAATACATGACAAGAATACGTCTACTGCAACTTCTCTTGCTATTATTGCTCCCTGTCCGTGCTGTTTTGGTTCGATTATTGCAAGTGTTTTAATTGTTGCACCGACTATCGGTGTAAGTTCACTTAATTTAAGCTGGTATGCAGCTATAGCATTAGTTGTTGTAATGATTGTAACTTACTTCGCGTCAAATATGATTGTTAGATTCATTAACAAACCATATCCTGTTGTTTTAGGTAATTTCATGCTTTTGATTGGAGCATATTTCTTACTTTCAGCAATTGTAATTCCAAATATTGCATCAGTTTTGTCAAAAACTGTAACTCCTATTGCAATTAGTTCTCCTCAAGATTTGCTTTTGATTATAATAACCTTCGTTATTTTAATTTTTGGCGGTATAATTTTAAATAAAAATAGTGGAAATATCTTAGAATAA
- a CDS encoding MotA/TolQ/ExbB proton channel family protein — MVLNIPGGEFLTGSLDVISQSLTIPVLVILLVIVIISIVTLGGVIAEYTSRKKVPIGTIRDLIYDINAAESVDGLKDVISKSEIPKSQKKVLNEIALSESLGVSSREALASKLFEFEEEKTVDSLQKTDIITRIGPTLGLMGTLIPMGPGLAALGAGDINTLANSLTVAFNTTIVGIGSGALCYIIGKVRASWYDRYLSDLDALIDAVLDYMNK; from the coding sequence ATGGTTTTAAACATTCCTGGAGGAGAATTTTTAACAGGTTCTCTTGATGTAATATCTCAAAGTTTAACAATTCCTGTATTGGTTATTTTACTTGTTATTGTTATTATTTCAATTGTTACATTGGGAGGAGTTATAGCAGAGTATACTTCAAGAAAGAAAGTTCCAATCGGAACTATTAGAGATTTAATTTATGATATTAATGCTGCAGAATCTGTTGATGGATTAAAGGATGTAATTTCAAAATCTGAAATTCCAAAATCACAGAAAAAAGTTTTAAATGAAATTGCATTATCCGAATCTTTAGGCGTTTCTTCTAGAGAAGCTTTAGCCAGTAAGTTATTTGAATTTGAAGAAGAAAAAACTGTAGATTCATTACAAAAAACTGATATAATTACTCGTATCGGACCGACTTTAGGATTGATGGGTACTTTAATTCCGATGGGTCCTGGTCTTGCTGCTTTAGGTGCTGGAGATATTAATACTCTTGCAAATTCATTAACTGTTGCATTTAACACTACTATTGTAGGTATTGGTTCTGGTGCTTTATGTTACATTATCGGTAAAGTCAGAGCTTCATGGTATGACAGATATTTGTCAGATTTAGATGCTTTAATTGATGCTGTTTTAGATTATATGAATAAATAG
- a CDS encoding DUF2149 domain-containing protein, which translates to MVRKNSRRRSKRVEEDPMAGTTNLVDAMLVIAVGFLVFVIISWNMQVMVDPNQSIQDALQKQTTEVDQGSQLNETPDTSNSSGQGYTELGKVYKDPVTGKLIMVEG; encoded by the coding sequence ATGGTAAGGAAAAATTCAAGACGCAGGTCTAAAAGAGTTGAAGAAGACCCTATGGCAGGTACTACTAACCTTGTAGATGCGATGCTTGTGATTGCTGTCGGTTTTCTTGTTTTTGTTATTATAAGCTGGAATATGCAAGTAATGGTTGATCCAAATCAAAGTATACAGGATGCACTGCAAAAACAGACAACTGAAGTTGATCAGGGCAGTCAATTAAATGAAACACCAGATACTTCAAATAGTTCTGGTCAAGGTTATACTGAACTGGGTAAAGTATACAAAGACCCTGTTACCGGTAAGCTGATAATGGTGGAAGGTTAA
- a CDS encoding transcription factor S, translating to MEFCPDCGAMLMPENGSIKCTCGYEKSLSDEDLKEQYHMEGETNPETKVIVTDRNDVALPTTRITCYKCGGTKGYWWTVQTRSADEAPTNFIRCAKCGNTWRSSN from the coding sequence ATGGAATTCTGTCCTGATTGTGGTGCAATGTTAATGCCTGAAAACGGCAGCATTAAATGCACATGCGGCTATGAAAAATCATTAAGTGATGAAGATTTAAAAGAACAATATCATATGGAAGGGGAAACCAATCCTGAGACAAAAGTGATTGTAACTGATAGGAATGATGTAGCACTGCCAACAACAAGAATTACTTGCTATAAATGCGGTGGAACAAAAGGATACTGGTGGACTGTGCAGACCCGTTCTGCTGATGAAGCGCCGACTAATTTTATTAGATGTGCTAAATGCGGAAACACTTGGAGAAGTTCAAATTAG